A window of the Streptomyces sp. NBC_00454 genome harbors these coding sequences:
- a CDS encoding family 20 glycosylhydrolase → MNSPYPDHTWGLAMRLLRFLTASALAVAALSLPGAAAASPAAAPAAAAAPQTVPALRQWTAGTGSYGFTSTSRIVVDPAYTAQLSDEAATLAEDLGALAGRSVAVVTGSASPGDIGLSLGDGSLPAEGYRMTVGQSIAIQAGTDTGAFYGTRTVLQLLHQSASVPAGTAVDWPTKSERGLMIDQGRKFFTVDWVKQHIKELAYLKLNYFHFHVSDTFGFRLESATHPEIVSTDHYSKQDIADLVALGQKYHVTIVPEIDTPGHMNQILAAHPELKLKSSSGAVSPDFIDLSLPASYTLIKDLINEYLPLFPAAYWHIGADEYVTDYSKYPQLLSYARAHYGANATAKDTYYGFVNWADDLVRAGGKTTRMWNDGIKAGDGTITPHAGILVEYWYSYGLTPQQLAAAGHTVANESWTPTYYVLGGAKPDTKWMYETWTPDTFEGGNVLADSAKNPGSLIHVWCDSPNAETETQVAAGIMYPLRGLAQQTWGSPKPVSTYAAFTPIVAAIGHNPAWPSTSQPGNLALGRATTASSTETANFPAPLATDGDPGTRWSSAYSDPQWLQVDLGSSQAVNRVVLRWEAAYGKAFQIQLSDDKATWRTLYSTTAGTGGVQDLTGLSGSGRYLRLYATQRGTTYGYSLYEFEAYGGQLTGTRTLTAAGKSLDDPGSSSASGTQLITWTPHGGPNQQWRLSLNADGSYTMANGSSGLCADTAGGSASAGAAVVQATCAPASDSQRWLLAPLGAGEYSVTNKKSALLLTTASGSDGALASQQPSSGSAYQRWQIA, encoded by the coding sequence ATGAACTCCCCCTACCCTGACCACACCTGGGGACTCGCCATGCGTCTGCTCAGATTTCTGACCGCCTCCGCCTTAGCGGTGGCCGCACTCTCCCTGCCCGGCGCCGCCGCCGCTTCCCCGGCAGCGGCCCCGGCCGCCGCGGCCGCGCCGCAGACCGTGCCGGCCCTGCGGCAGTGGACCGCCGGCACCGGCAGCTACGGCTTCACGAGCACCAGCCGGATCGTCGTCGATCCGGCCTACACCGCACAGCTCTCGGACGAAGCGGCCACGCTGGCGGAGGACTTGGGCGCACTGGCCGGGCGCTCCGTGGCCGTGGTCACCGGGAGCGCCTCCCCCGGCGACATCGGGCTGAGCCTCGGTGACGGTTCACTGCCCGCCGAGGGGTACCGCATGACCGTCGGGCAGAGCATCGCCATCCAGGCGGGGACGGACACCGGGGCCTTCTACGGCACCCGTACCGTGCTCCAACTGCTGCACCAGTCGGCCTCGGTGCCGGCCGGAACGGCCGTGGACTGGCCGACGAAGTCCGAGCGCGGGCTGATGATCGACCAGGGACGGAAGTTCTTCACCGTCGACTGGGTCAAGCAGCACATCAAGGAACTGGCCTACCTCAAGCTCAACTACTTCCACTTCCACGTGTCGGACACCTTCGGCTTCCGGCTGGAGAGCGCGACCCACCCCGAGATCGTCTCCACCGACCACTACTCCAAGCAGGACATCGCCGACCTGGTCGCGCTCGGGCAGAAGTACCACGTCACGATCGTCCCCGAGATCGACACCCCGGGGCACATGAACCAGATCCTGGCGGCCCATCCGGAGCTCAAGCTCAAGAGCAGCTCCGGCGCGGTCAGCCCGGACTTCATCGACCTGTCCCTGCCCGCCTCGTACACCCTGATCAAGGACCTGATCAACGAGTACCTGCCGCTGTTCCCGGCCGCGTATTGGCACATCGGCGCGGACGAGTACGTCACCGACTACAGCAAGTACCCCCAGCTGCTCAGCTACGCCCGCGCCCACTACGGCGCGAACGCCACCGCCAAGGACACCTATTACGGGTTCGTGAACTGGGCCGACGACCTGGTCCGGGCCGGCGGCAAGACCACCCGGATGTGGAACGACGGGATCAAGGCCGGGGACGGCACCATCACCCCGCACGCGGGCATCCTCGTCGAGTACTGGTACAGCTACGGGCTCACCCCGCAGCAACTGGCGGCGGCCGGGCACACCGTGGCCAACGAGTCCTGGACCCCCACCTATTACGTGCTCGGCGGCGCGAAGCCCGACACCAAGTGGATGTACGAGACCTGGACCCCGGACACGTTCGAAGGGGGCAACGTCCTCGCGGACAGTGCGAAGAACCCCGGTTCGCTGATCCACGTGTGGTGCGACAGCCCCAACGCCGAGACGGAGACCCAGGTCGCCGCCGGCATCATGTACCCGCTGCGCGGGCTCGCCCAGCAGACCTGGGGTTCCCCGAAGCCGGTGAGCACCTACGCCGCCTTCACCCCGATCGTCGCCGCGATCGGCCACAACCCCGCCTGGCCCAGCACCTCGCAGCCGGGCAATCTCGCCCTGGGCCGCGCCACCACCGCCTCCAGCACCGAGACCGCCAACTTCCCCGCCCCGCTGGCCACGGACGGCGATCCGGGCACCCGGTGGTCGAGCGCGTACAGCGACCCGCAGTGGCTCCAGGTCGACCTGGGCTCCAGCCAGGCCGTCAACCGGGTGGTGCTGCGCTGGGAGGCCGCCTACGGCAAGGCCTTCCAGATCCAGCTCTCGGACGACAAGGCCACGTGGCGCACCCTGTACTCCACCACGGCCGGTACGGGCGGGGTCCAGGACCTGACCGGGCTGTCCGGCTCCGGCCGCTACCTGCGCCTGTACGCCACCCAGCGCGGCACCACGTACGGCTACTCCCTGTACGAGTTCGAAGCGTACGGGGGCCAGTTGACCGGCACCCGGACCCTGACGGCCGCCGGGAAGTCGCTCGACGACCCGGGGAGTTCCAGCGCCTCCGGAACCCAGCTGATCACCTGGACCCCGCACGGCGGCCCCAACCAGCAGTGGCGGCTGTCCCTCAACGCGGACGGCAGTTACACCATGGCCAACGGCTCCTCCGGCCTCTGCGCGGACACGGCGGGCGGCTCGGCATCCGCCGGCGCGGCCGTGGTCCAGGCCACCTGCGCCCCCGCGAGCGACAGCCAGCGCTGGCTGCTGGCCCCGCTCGGCGCGGGCGAGTACTCCGTGACCAACAAGAAGAGCGCCTTGCTGCTGACCACGGCCTCCGGCTCGGACGGAGCCCTGGCCAGCCAGCAGCCGAGCAGCGGTTCCGCCTACCAGCGGTGGCAGATCGCCTGA
- a CDS encoding helix-turn-helix domain-containing protein, with amino-acid sequence MDTPTALGEFLRNRRALLQPEDVGLPTHGTRRRVPGLRREELALLAGVSITYYTHLEQGQSTNASDSVLDSLARALRLTADEQAHLRDLARPPKRKRAQSPRPEYARPATRRLIGAMPQVPAVVLDGRNNVLAWNPLGHALLAGHLDAASPEDPAARPNLTRMLFLDPHTRELYTDWRTEARTALSALRLVAGRHPDDRALAELIGSLMLQSPDFATLWSKHPVRDCTVGTKSMHHPAVGPLSLDFENLHLSDGTGHRMMLYSAPEGSPSDAALLLLAGLVADPQGQLLDVARSGGVSSNS; translated from the coding sequence ATGGACACACCCACGGCCCTGGGCGAATTCCTCCGCAACCGCCGCGCCCTCCTCCAGCCCGAGGACGTCGGCCTTCCGACCCACGGCACCCGCCGGCGCGTGCCCGGACTGCGCCGCGAGGAGCTGGCACTGCTCGCCGGCGTGAGCATCACCTACTACACGCACCTGGAGCAGGGGCAGAGCACGAACGCCTCGGACAGCGTCCTCGATTCGCTCGCCCGCGCCCTTCGCCTGACCGCGGACGAGCAGGCGCACCTGCGCGACCTCGCGCGGCCGCCGAAGCGCAAGCGGGCCCAGTCCCCGCGCCCCGAGTACGCGCGCCCCGCCACCCGCCGGCTGATCGGTGCGATGCCGCAGGTCCCGGCCGTGGTGCTGGACGGCCGCAACAACGTGCTCGCCTGGAATCCGCTGGGCCACGCCCTGCTCGCCGGACACCTCGACGCCGCGAGCCCCGAAGATCCGGCCGCCCGCCCCAATCTGACGCGCATGCTCTTCCTGGACCCGCACACCCGGGAGCTCTACACCGACTGGCGGACCGAAGCCCGTACCGCACTCTCCGCACTGCGGCTGGTCGCGGGGCGCCACCCCGACGACCGTGCGCTGGCCGAACTCATCGGCTCGCTGATGCTGCAGAGCCCCGATTTCGCCACCCTGTGGTCCAAGCATCCGGTACGGGACTGCACCGTCGGGACCAAGTCCATGCACCATCCGGCCGTGGGTCCGCTGTCCCTCGATTTCGAGAACCTCCACCTGTCCGACGGCACCGGCCACCGGATGATGCTGTACAGCGCCCCGGAGGGCTCCCCCTCCGATGCGGCGCTGCTCCTGCTGGCGGGTCTGGTCGCCGATCCCCAGGGCCAGTTGCTCGATGTTGCTCGTTCAGGTGGGGTTTCGAGCAACTCTTGA
- a CDS encoding MFS transporter, with amino-acid sequence MAVVGSSYADAGPEQGKAEREVPGLPGPEGAGPVRLDGRLRLVLVVLLVAQFMLAVDFSILNVALPVIGAGLGFSLSGLQWIATAFALSAAGFTLLFGRIADLFGRRRLFLAGLAVLGLSSLAGGLATSPEMLLTARVFQGLATAAVTPAGLSLLTTSFPEGPLRQKALGLNGALMSAGFTAGAVLGGVLTDLLSWRWAFLVNVPVALAVLIIAPTVIKESRPAVRPKLDLPGATTVTLGLLALIYGLTRAGEHGWGSAAALGWLAAGVLLLIAFHAVESRAADPLVPVSVLRKRTVAWGNTAGLIAFLTETSLVFLMTLHLQEVLGFSPLSAGLAFGVLGAGTVIGGSIAPRVIAGTSTRTALVIGGLLQAAATLSLVALGTSPSGLWLLLTATFAGGIGNMLVIVGFMVTATTGLPDREQGMATGLATMTQQIGITMGTPVMSAIVAAHSSIHAGITTAILVNTALVLLGTLTTVLFLNGRRA; translated from the coding sequence ATGGCTGTTGTCGGGAGTTCGTATGCGGACGCGGGTCCGGAGCAGGGGAAGGCAGAGCGGGAGGTGCCGGGGCTTCCGGGCCCGGAGGGGGCGGGGCCGGTCCGGCTGGACGGTCGCCTGCGGCTCGTCCTGGTGGTCCTGCTGGTCGCCCAGTTCATGCTGGCCGTCGACTTCTCGATCCTGAACGTGGCGCTTCCGGTCATCGGCGCCGGGCTCGGATTCTCCCTGTCCGGCCTCCAGTGGATCGCGACCGCGTTCGCGCTGAGCGCCGCCGGATTCACCCTCCTCTTCGGCCGGATCGCGGACCTCTTCGGCCGCCGCCGGCTCTTCCTGGCGGGCCTCGCCGTCCTGGGCCTGTCCTCCCTGGCCGGAGGTCTGGCCACCAGCCCCGAAATGCTCCTGACCGCCCGGGTCTTCCAGGGCCTGGCCACCGCCGCCGTCACCCCGGCGGGGCTGTCCCTGCTGACGACCTCCTTCCCCGAGGGGCCGCTGCGGCAGAAGGCGCTGGGTCTCAACGGGGCACTGATGTCGGCCGGGTTCACGGCGGGCGCGGTGCTGGGCGGCGTACTGACGGACCTGCTCTCCTGGCGCTGGGCGTTCCTCGTCAACGTCCCCGTCGCCCTCGCGGTCCTGATCATCGCCCCGACGGTCATCAAGGAATCCCGCCCGGCCGTCCGCCCGAAGCTCGACCTGCCCGGTGCCACCACGGTCACCCTCGGCCTACTGGCCCTGATCTACGGTCTGACGCGGGCGGGCGAGCACGGCTGGGGCTCGGCGGCGGCGCTGGGCTGGCTCGCCGCGGGGGTGCTCCTGCTCATCGCCTTCCACGCCGTCGAATCCCGGGCGGCCGACCCCCTGGTACCCGTCTCCGTACTCAGGAAGCGGACGGTCGCCTGGGGCAATACCGCGGGACTGATCGCCTTCCTCACGGAGACGAGCCTGGTCTTCCTGATGACGCTCCACCTCCAGGAGGTCCTCGGCTTCTCCCCGCTCTCGGCAGGACTGGCCTTCGGGGTCCTGGGCGCCGGCACGGTCATCGGCGGATCCATCGCGCCCCGCGTCATCGCGGGCACCTCCACCCGTACGGCCCTGGTCATCGGCGGACTGCTCCAGGCCGCCGCCACCCTGAGCCTGGTCGCCCTCGGCACTTCCCCCTCCGGCCTGTGGCTCCTGCTCACCGCCACCTTCGCGGGAGGCATCGGCAACATGCTGGTGATCGTCGGCTTCATGGTCACCGCCACCACGGGGCTGCCCGACCGCGAGCAGGGCATGGCCACCGGCCTCGCCACGATGACCCAGCAGATCGGCATCACGATGGGCACCCCGGTGATGAGCGCGATCGTGGCGGCCCACAGCTCAATCCATGCGGGCATCACGACCGCGATCCTCGTCAACACGGCGCTCGTACTGCTCGGGACCCTCACCACCGTCCTCTTCCTGAACGGCAGGCGGGCCTAG
- the nadE gene encoding ammonia-dependent NAD(+) synthetase encodes MVNLREQILAELGVKATIVPKVEIRERVDFLKDYLRSTPATGFVLGISGGQDSTLAGRLCQLASEELRAEGHEATFVAVRLPYGVQADEHDAQIALEFIRPDRSIAVNVKPSADAVGAEAALGLQELLGGEPKLRDFVRGNIKARERMVIQYSIAGQLGMLVVGTDHAAEAVTGFFTKFGDGGVDITPLTGLSKRQGAALLQELGAPPSTWEKVPTADLEDDRPALPDEVALGLSYAQIDDYLEGAEVTTEVAARLESIFLATRHKRTVPVTPLDAWWRP; translated from the coding sequence ATGGTGAACCTCCGCGAGCAGATTCTCGCTGAACTTGGCGTCAAGGCGACCATCGTCCCCAAGGTCGAAATCCGGGAACGGGTCGACTTCTTGAAGGACTACCTGCGGTCGACCCCGGCCACCGGCTTCGTCCTCGGGATCAGCGGCGGCCAGGACAGCACGCTGGCCGGCCGGCTGTGCCAGCTCGCCTCCGAGGAGCTGCGCGCCGAGGGCCACGAGGCCACTTTCGTCGCGGTGCGGCTGCCCTACGGGGTCCAGGCCGACGAGCACGACGCGCAGATCGCGCTGGAGTTCATCCGGCCGGACCGCTCGATCGCGGTGAACGTCAAGCCGAGCGCGGACGCCGTGGGCGCCGAGGCGGCGCTCGGCCTGCAGGAGCTGCTGGGCGGCGAGCCGAAGCTCCGGGACTTCGTGCGCGGCAACATCAAGGCCCGCGAACGCATGGTGATCCAGTACTCGATCGCTGGGCAGCTGGGGATGCTCGTCGTGGGTACCGACCACGCGGCCGAGGCGGTGACCGGCTTCTTCACCAAGTTCGGCGACGGCGGCGTCGACATCACCCCGCTGACCGGACTGAGCAAGCGGCAGGGCGCGGCGCTGCTCCAGGAGCTGGGAGCACCGCCGAGCACCTGGGAGAAGGTACCGACCGCCGACCTCGAGGACGACCGTCCCGCGCTGCCGGACGAGGTGGCGCTGGGCCTGTCGTACGCCCAGATCGACGACTACCTGGAAGGCGCCGAGGTCACCACCGAGGTGGCGGCCAGGCTGGAGTCGATCTTCCTGGCCACCCGGCACAAGCGGACCGTTCCGGTCACCCCGCTCGACGCGTGGTGGCGGCCCTGA
- a CDS encoding aminoglycoside phosphotransferase family protein, translated as MIRVPEGFARSTVEREGGPGARWIAELPLIVDGLLEQWGCVPEGAVLHGGVGVIVPVRRPAGAAAVLKVSFPHPGNVHEPDAFAAWRGRGAVLLYERDDARFALLLERVRTSTLAESADGDEVAEVAGRINRRLAVAAPPVLPRLRDQARTWEEELRQDAEELPHSLPPRVVGAAISTARELGRVQPDTLVHGDLHARNILRADREPWLAVDPKGYAGDPAYDGGTLLKSRALELLVAEDLGKAAHRILDVFAEAAEVDRERVRRWAQFHAVRASFWGRRHGFRVAREGAVLDLLTAFTDRLAEALTENV; from the coding sequence ATGATCCGGGTGCCGGAGGGGTTCGCGCGGAGCACGGTCGAGCGTGAAGGCGGGCCCGGAGCCCGGTGGATCGCCGAACTGCCCTTGATCGTGGACGGGTTGCTGGAGCAGTGGGGGTGCGTGCCGGAGGGCGCGGTGCTGCACGGGGGAGTCGGAGTCATCGTCCCGGTGCGCAGGCCGGCCGGGGCGGCCGCCGTGCTGAAGGTGTCGTTCCCGCACCCGGGCAACGTCCACGAGCCGGACGCCTTCGCCGCGTGGCGCGGCCGCGGGGCCGTCCTGCTGTACGAGCGCGACGACGCGCGCTTCGCGCTGCTGCTGGAGAGGGTCCGCACCTCCACCCTGGCGGAGTCCGCGGACGGCGACGAGGTGGCGGAGGTCGCGGGGCGGATCAACCGCCGACTGGCCGTTGCCGCCCCGCCCGTGCTGCCCCGGCTGCGGGACCAGGCGCGGACCTGGGAGGAGGAGCTGCGCCAGGACGCCGAGGAACTGCCGCACTCGCTGCCGCCCCGCGTGGTCGGCGCGGCCATCTCGACCGCGCGCGAGTTGGGCCGCGTACAGCCGGACACCCTCGTCCACGGAGACCTGCACGCCAGGAACATCCTGCGCGCCGACCGCGAGCCGTGGCTGGCCGTCGACCCCAAGGGGTACGCCGGAGACCCCGCCTACGACGGCGGCACCCTGCTCAAGTCGCGCGCGCTGGAGCTACTGGTGGCGGAAGACCTCGGCAAGGCCGCCCACCGCATCCTGGACGTGTTCGCCGAGGCTGCCGAGGTCGATCGCGAGCGCGTCCGGCGCTGGGCCCAGTTCCATGCCGTCCGGGCGTCCTTCTGGGGCCGCCGGCACGGATTCCGCGTGGCCCGCGAAGGGGCGGTACTGGACCTGCTCACCGCGTTCACGGACCGCCTGGCGGAGGCGCTCACGGAGAACGTCTAG
- a CDS encoding AAA family ATPase, with translation MTTLFLMVGLPGAGKTTKARQLAKEHGALRLTPDDWMIPLFDMAEADGKRDVLEGRMLWLALEALRLGTNVVVDYGCWSRDERSAIRWLAEAEDACFRMVYLPVDDETQRARIAQRRADAPAETIPMTEADILHGRAHFEEPDAAERGGCGAAGPPPGWADWREWAANRWPSFA, from the coding sequence GTGACCACGTTGTTCCTGATGGTCGGCCTACCAGGGGCCGGGAAGACCACGAAGGCTCGGCAGCTCGCCAAGGAGCACGGTGCGCTGCGCCTGACGCCAGACGACTGGATGATCCCGCTGTTCGACATGGCGGAGGCGGACGGGAAGCGCGACGTGCTGGAGGGCCGGATGCTCTGGCTCGCTCTGGAAGCGCTCAGGCTCGGCACCAACGTCGTGGTGGACTACGGCTGCTGGTCCCGCGACGAACGGTCCGCGATCCGCTGGCTGGCCGAGGCCGAGGACGCCTGCTTCCGGATGGTCTACCTGCCGGTGGACGACGAGACCCAACGTGCCCGGATCGCCCAGCGCCGGGCGGACGCCCCCGCGGAGACGATTCCGATGACCGAGGCCGACATCCTGCACGGGCGCGCGCACTTCGAGGAGCCCGATGCGGCGGAGCGCGGAGGCTGCGGGGCCGCCGGCCCGCCGCCCGGCTGGGCGGACTGGCGGGAGTGGGCCGCCAACCGGTGGCCGTCCTTCGCTTGA
- a CDS encoding class I SAM-dependent methyltransferase, protein MSDRPEGTGNAGAGAGEEGVAWSGPDGAQAFAAVDAATDWLLGYPFVFRALAGWIDSRHVLVDYGCGPGKVADHAARRLGARVLGVDTSPEMLALARGSGTAVAEYHLVEDGRTVCLADGSADAVMCNHVLASLPTEETVLSVFGEIRRILRPGAPFVLLATDPACSGTEYASLRIGDPGGEYGPGDEVTVRLRRTDGTWQSMPNHAWPVELFPTLLERAGFRDVVQHRPTVDEALALADPELAAGRTWAAERAKPPLVITTALAD, encoded by the coding sequence GTGAGCGACAGGCCAGAGGGAACCGGGAATGCCGGAGCGGGTGCCGGGGAAGAGGGCGTCGCATGGTCCGGACCGGACGGTGCGCAGGCCTTCGCGGCCGTGGACGCGGCCACCGACTGGCTGCTCGGGTACCCCTTCGTCTTCCGGGCCCTGGCGGGGTGGATCGACAGCCGCCACGTCCTGGTGGACTACGGATGCGGGCCGGGCAAAGTGGCCGACCACGCGGCCCGGCGGCTCGGCGCGAGGGTGCTGGGCGTGGACACCTCCCCCGAGATGCTGGCACTGGCCCGCGGCTCCGGGACGGCGGTGGCCGAGTACCACCTGGTCGAGGACGGCCGCACGGTCTGCCTCGCGGACGGCAGCGCCGACGCGGTGATGTGCAACCACGTCCTGGCCTCGCTGCCGACCGAGGAGACGGTGCTCTCGGTCTTCGGGGAGATCCGCCGGATCCTGCGCCCCGGCGCCCCCTTCGTCCTACTGGCCACGGATCCCGCGTGCAGCGGCACGGAGTACGCATCCTTGCGCATCGGGGATCCGGGCGGTGAGTACGGTCCCGGCGACGAGGTGACCGTACGGCTCCGGCGCACGGACGGAACCTGGCAGTCGATGCCCAACCACGCCTGGCCCGTGGAGCTCTTCCCCACCCTGCTGGAGCGCGCCGGATTCCGGGACGTCGTCCAGCACCGCCCCACCGTGGACGAGGCGCTGGCCCTCGCCGACCCGGAGCTCGCCGCGGGCCGCACCTGGGCCGCGGAGCGGGCGAAGCCGCCCCTGGTGATCACCACGGCCCTGGCCGACTAG
- a CDS encoding ArsR/SmtB family transcription factor, translating into MTDDGRPGAGTGTAVDEVLAALADPTRRKLLDLLAAQGQVTATTLAEGLPVSRQAVVKHLAVLDAAGLVSGSRVGREVRYTVRPAALDATARWMATLAADWDRRLAGIKRIAEAAEAAERDARQSP; encoded by the coding sequence GTGACGGACGACGGACGCCCCGGCGCGGGCACGGGCACGGCGGTCGACGAGGTCCTCGCCGCGCTCGCCGACCCGACCCGGCGCAAGCTGCTCGACCTGCTCGCCGCACAGGGCCAGGTGACCGCGACCACGCTCGCGGAGGGCCTTCCCGTCTCCCGGCAGGCGGTGGTCAAACACCTCGCCGTCCTGGACGCCGCCGGGCTGGTCTCCGGGAGCCGGGTCGGACGCGAGGTCCGGTACACGGTGCGGCCCGCGGCCCTGGACGCCACGGCACGGTGGATGGCCACCCTGGCCGCCGACTGGGACCGGCGACTGGCGGGCATCAAGCGCATCGCGGAAGCCGCCGAGGCCGCGGAGCGCGACGCGCGGCAGTCCCCGTAG
- a CDS encoding SRPBCC domain-containing protein yields MSTDRIERDTLIEASLERVWSLVAEPGFWVADDAGLTVLAGTVAKEGESVVASNAQYGDFPVRVEKVDPPTYLAYRWASAFPGQELSEDNSTLVEFTLTREGDKTRLRVVESGFATLAGSEELRDRALKDNTGGWPQVLDAFRKRVEQSAA; encoded by the coding sequence ATGAGTACGGATCGGATCGAACGCGACACCCTGATCGAGGCCTCCCTGGAGCGGGTCTGGTCGCTCGTCGCCGAGCCCGGCTTCTGGGTGGCCGACGACGCCGGCCTGACGGTGCTGGCGGGCACCGTGGCCAAGGAAGGGGAGTCGGTCGTGGCGAGCAACGCCCAGTACGGCGACTTCCCGGTGCGCGTGGAGAAGGTGGACCCGCCGACGTACCTGGCCTATCGCTGGGCCAGCGCGTTCCCGGGACAGGAGCTCAGCGAGGACAACAGCACCCTGGTGGAGTTCACCCTGACCCGGGAGGGCGACAAGACCCGGCTCCGCGTCGTGGAGAGCGGGTTCGCCACGCTGGCCGGGTCCGAGGAGCTGCGCGACCGGGCCCTGAAGGACAACACCGGCGGCTGGCCGCAGGTGCTCGACGCCTTCAGGAAGCGCGTCGAACAGTCGGCGGCGTGA
- a CDS encoding cold-shock protein: MANGTVKWFNAEKGFGFIEQEGGGPDVFAHYSNIASQGFRELQEGQKVSFDIAQGQKGPTAENIVTA, encoded by the coding sequence ATGGCTAATGGCACCGTGAAGTGGTTCAACGCGGAAAAGGGCTTCGGCTTCATCGAGCAGGAGGGTGGCGGTCCTGACGTGTTCGCCCACTACTCGAACATCGCCTCCCAGGGCTTCCGCGAGCTTCAGGAAGGTCAGAAGGTCAGCTTCGACATCGCGCAGGGCCAGAAGGGCCCGACCGCTGAGAACATCGTCACTGCCTGA
- a CDS encoding DEAD/DEAH box helicase, with protein MNRTTRTNNRSSGSRKSGGSYGGSTGSYGDSAGSYGGSYGGSTGSYGGGSTSSYGGGSTGSYGSSAGSAGRGSRFGSSAPSRSGAPSRSGGPGRSGGPSRSGGGGYGRRSSAPQGEFALPVTVVPGLPAVEAFADLDMPAPLLATLKAEGMATPFPIQGATLPNTLVGRDVLGRGRTGSGKTLAFGLALLARTAGQRAEPGQPLALILVPTRELAQQVTAALTPYARAVKLRMATVVGGMPIYRQATALRGGAEVVVATPGRLKDLIQRGDCRLNQVGITVLDEADQMADMGFMPQVTALLDQVRPEGQRMLFSATLDRNVDLLVRRYLTDPVVHSVDPSAGAVTTMEHHVLHVQNFDKQAATTEIAARDGRVIMFLDTKHGVDRLTEHLLHSGVRAAALHGGKSQPQRTRTLAQFKTGHVTVLVATNVAARGIHVDNLDLVVNVDPPTDHKDYLHRGGRTARAGESGSVVTLVLPNQRREMTRLMAAAGITPHTAQVRSGEAELNRITGAQAPSGIPVTITAPVPERSKSGTGSSRGRRSRPAQERRSRTGSSPARSERGSTFSTAA; from the coding sequence ATGAACCGCACGACACGTACGAACAACCGCTCTTCCGGCAGCCGTAAGAGCGGTGGCTCCTACGGGGGCTCCACCGGCTCCTACGGGGACTCCGCGGGCTCCTACGGGGGCTCTTACGGCGGCTCCACCGGCTCCTACGGGGGCGGCTCGACCAGCTCCTACGGTGGCGGCTCCACCGGCTCCTACGGCAGCTCCGCAGGTTCCGCCGGCCGAGGCAGCCGCTTCGGCTCGTCGGCCCCCAGCCGTTCCGGTGCTCCCAGCCGCTCCGGTGGCCCCGGCCGTTCCGGCGGCCCCTCCCGCTCGGGTGGTGGCGGCTACGGCCGTCGCAGCTCCGCACCGCAGGGCGAGTTCGCCCTGCCGGTCACCGTGGTTCCCGGGCTGCCCGCCGTCGAGGCCTTCGCCGACCTCGACATGCCGGCCCCGCTGCTGGCCACGCTCAAGGCCGAGGGCATGGCCACGCCGTTCCCGATCCAGGGCGCGACCCTGCCCAACACCCTCGTCGGCCGCGACGTACTGGGCCGCGGCCGCACCGGATCCGGCAAGACCCTCGCCTTCGGCCTGGCCCTGCTGGCCCGTACGGCCGGGCAGCGCGCCGAGCCCGGTCAGCCGCTCGCGCTGATCCTCGTACCCACCCGTGAGCTCGCCCAGCAGGTCACGGCGGCGCTCACCCCCTACGCCCGTGCGGTCAAGCTGCGCATGGCCACCGTCGTCGGCGGCATGCCCATCTACCGGCAGGCCACCGCACTGCGCGGCGGGGCCGAAGTGGTCGTCGCCACTCCCGGACGTCTGAAGGACCTCATCCAGCGGGGCGACTGCCGGCTCAACCAGGTCGGCATCACCGTCCTGGACGAGGCCGACCAGATGGCCGACATGGGGTTCATGCCCCAGGTGACCGCGCTGCTCGACCAGGTGCGCCCCGAGGGCCAGCGGATGCTCTTCTCCGCCACCCTCGACCGCAACGTGGACCTGCTGGTCCGCCGCTACCTGACCGACCCCGTCGTGCACTCCGTCGACCCCTCGGCCGGTGCCGTCACGACGATGGAGCACCACGTCCTGCACGTCCAGAACTTCGACAAGCAGGCCGCCACGACCGAGATCGCCGCCCGCGACGGCCGCGTGATCATGTTCCTGGACACCAAGCACGGCGTGGACCGGCTGACCGAGCACCTGCTCCACAGCGGGGTGCGCGCCGCGGCGCTGCACGGTGGCAAGTCGCAGCCCCAGCGCACCCGTACCCTCGCGCAGTTCAAGACCGGGCACGTGACGGTCCTGGTGGCCACCAACGTCGCCGCCCGCGGCATCCACGTGGACAACCTCGACCTCGTCGTCAACGTGGACCCGCCGACCGACCACAAGGACTACCTGCACCGCGGCGGCCGTACCGCCCGTGCCGGCGAGTCCGGCAGCGTCGTCACGCTGGTCCTGCCCAACCAGCGCCGCGAGATGACCCGCCTGATGGCCGCCGCCGGGATCACCCCGCACACCGCCCAGGTCCGCTCCGGCGAGGCCGAGCTGAACCGGATCACCGGCGCCCAGGCACCGTCCGGAATCCCCGTCACCATCACCGCGCCCGTCCCCGAGCGCTCCAAGAGCGGTACGGGGTCCTCCCGCGGCCGCCGGAGCCGTCCGGCGCAGGAGCGGCGCAGCAGGACGGGATCGTCCCCCGCGCGGTCCGAGCGCGGGAGCACCTTCTCCACTGCCGCGTAG